The DNA window ATCCTGCACGGCAGGCAGCAATTGCGGCGGGATTGCCATATACCATTCCTGCTATGACCATAAATAAAGTGTGCGGCTCCGGCCTGAAGGCTATTCATTTAGCAATGCAGTCCATCGAAAATGGGGATGCAGATCTTGTTATTGCCGGTGGTCAAGAGAATATGAGTCTGGCTCCTTATCTGATACCCAAAGCGCGAACTGGCTTACGCCAAGGGCACGCAATGCTTCAGGACAGTTTGATCCATGATGGACTCTGGGATTCATTTAATGACTATCACATGGGGCTCACAGCGGAAAACCTTGCAAAAAGATATTCCATCAACAGAGAGGAACAAGATGCTTACGCTTTTGCGTCGCAAAGGAAGGCTCTTGAGGCTATTGCAGCAGGACAATTCCGGGACGAAATTGTCCCCATAACTGTTCGTCTGAAAAATAATGCGGTTCGTATCTTCGATACCGACGAACAGCCTCGTTCTGATGCGGTGATGGACAAACTGGCTCAACTAAAGCCGGCCTTCCAAAAGGAAGGTACTGTCACTGCAGGGAATTCCTCAACTCTAAACGATGGTGCAGCAGTGCTCCTAATGGCTAGCGCAGAGAAAGCCGCTGCGTTGCGCTTACCAGTTCTTGCAACGGTGAAATCATTCGCCAGCGTTGGTGTCGATCCTGCGGTAATGGGCATAGGCCCAGTCCCCGCAACCCGATTGGCATTAGCTCGTGCCGGTTGGAACATTGAGGACCTTGATCTAATAGAGGCTAATGAGGCCTTCGCGGCACAAATTCTAGCTGTAAATAAAGAGATTAAGTGGGATACACGCAAAGTGAATGTGAACGGGGGAGCGATCGCGTTAGGACACCCTCTTGGAGCCTCCGGTGCTCGCATTCTTGTCACGTTGATACATGAGTTACAGCGTCGGAGTTTGCGAAAAGGCCTCGCGACTCTGTGCGTTGGGGGAGGGCAAGGACTGGCTATAACTTTGGAACGATCTTCACACCTTTAGGTATCTGCCCAACTTTAAATTTATAGAGCCTGTACATCGGTTTGTGTAATGACCTGATTTTGATATGTTTTCCCCAACATCGAAAACAGATTAATTTTTGGACGAAAAACAGTTGCAGGCTCTGGCTAACGAACTGGCCAAAAATATCTAAACGCCTTAGGATCTCAGTCAGTTCAATCGTCTACTAAAGAAATTACACAAAATCCTAAACAGGCTCATTTATGGCGCTAGCGCCAGACGATGAGCCGCCAGCACGACAGAAGCCCTGCGGCGAGCATGTTCGCGAGCATCATCAGTTCCCGCAAACATACGTGCAACTTGGGGTAATGCAGCCCACCATCCAGCCAGCCCCAGAATCAGGAAGGCCAGGTGATCGGCATCAAAATCACGGGTGACTATTCCGGCTTCTTGAGCATCCTTAATAGCTTGAGTTTTGACTATATAGAATTTACGCCGTACATCTTCATCGGGTACTTTTCCATTTAGTACCAACCCTTCCCAGCGTAGAAGCCTGTTGAGTTCCGGGTGTTCACGATGATAATCATAAGCCCGACCCGCATATTCACCGATATCTTCAACGGTCAATGCCTCAATCGCCACTGCCTGCGCGACTTTTGCCAACTCTTCACTCAGGACTGTCTTGAACAAAGATTGTTTGTCGCCAAAATATTTATAAACTCTTTCTTTGTTAACTCCTGCTGTTTTCGCAACCAACTCAATGGTGGCGCCATCGGGCCCCAGTTCCGCAAACTGAACTACTGCTGCGTTCAAAATTTTTCGTTTAGTGCCCTCGGTATCCCAAGCCATCGGTTACCCCTCTTTTTAATCTGCAGAATGACAGAAATATTGGAAGCATACTGAATTAAACAGCAACGTTGCAGTTGACATTTTAGCATCAAAATTAATATTAGTAATTGGTCATTCAAAAAAATTGATACAAGGTGTGCACATCCTGATGTCAATCCGGCACCATGATCATCGTTGTTCAAGCGAGCAAGGTTTCCTAGCATGAACCTACCCACAAATAGTGGATACGCTGTTAAATGAGTGGATTTGACCCTATATATCCAGACGTTTTTCTCTCTTACGGCTGCGATAATTTCCTACGAATATATTGCTGTAGTGAACGATACCCCTGCGCACAGTACGAACTATAAAAAGAAAGAGGAGTTGAGCTTGAGGAAAAACACTGGGAACGCGTTTGCGTAATGTGTGACGTCGGCCCTTGCGAACCTTACACGTGCGTGAAGCGAGTAATAGGACGAAGCTCGCTGGAGAGTTCGCATCCCAAAAAGCAAAAAACCAGCCATCAGGCTGGTTTCTTTGAATTAGTGGTGCCCGGACTCGGAATCGAACCAAGGACACGGGGATTTTCAATCCCCTGCTCTACCGACTGAGCTATCCGGGCAACGGGGCGCATTAAACCGTAAAGGCCTGTCGGCGTCAACGGATTTATCGCTCATAAACCGGCAAAGTGATTCATTTGCTGGCTTTTCAGGCAAAAAACGCAAAATATCACCCTCTATGGCCAAAAAACCACCGCGCCTTTCGCCTGTAATATCAGCCCAATGCGCCGTGTTTACGGCACTGCGCCACCTGTAAGACATCCTCCGCTAGCCGTTTGGCCATGAAGACATCCTGGAGCTGGCGTTTTACCAGCAGTTTGCTCAGGCACCCCTCCTGAATCAGCTCCATCTGCTGCGCCACCATGTCCGCATCGTCTGCCTCCATCTCACGCAACAGATCGCGCGTCAACGCCAGCGAGCTCTGCTTTTGCTGTTCCGCCAACAGATGAATGGGATGTTCCGGCTCTGGGTAAAAGCTGCAGGCGGCGATAAACAGGCAACCTGGATAGCGGCCATTGCGCACGTATTCGGCCAGCACGTCATAGCGCGCGAGCAATTTCTGTTGCGACGACAGGTTTTCATCCAACAACAGCTGCCGGCGCCAGGTATCGATCTGCTGCCCATGATAGCGTAGGCAATCATACAGCAGGGCTTCTCTGTCTGGCCAAAAGGGGCTGAAATCGTGCGGCTGCACGCTCAACTGCTTCGCCAGCATCTCAAGGGTCATGCTCGCCAGGCCGTATTGTTCCAACAGCCCCAAGGCGGTATCAAGAACGTGTTCACGTTGCACTTGCACTCCCTCCCAATTCAGTTCAGATAAACAGTGTCGTTTACAGCACGGTTTTCTGCAAATGTGTATGGAACGCCGCGGCATCCATAAAACCCGTCACCCGGCTGGCGGGCAGTTCGCGCCCGGCGGCATCGAAGAACAAAATGGTGGGTAGCCCCAGCACCTGTAGGTGCTTCAATAATACCGCCTGCTCCGCATTGTTGGCCGTCACATCGGCCTGCAGCAGCACGGCTCCGGCTAATGCCGCCTGTACGCCGGCATCGCTGAACGTATATTTCTCAAACTCTTTGCATGCCACACACCAATCGGCGTACAGATCCAGCATCACCGGCTTCCCCTGCGCCTGACGTAACGCTTGATCCAACTGCGCCACATTGTGGATAGGCATAAACGCCAAGCCTGACTGCGGGGCCTGTTGAGCAGGTGCGCCGCCAAAGGCCCAATCTTGCAACGGCCGGGCGGCGATGACTGCGGCGGCCAACAACAGGATTTGGGCGATGCGCGCCCAACGTTGCGCCGTTTTCAGGCTCAGCAGAAATGCCCAGCCGAAGAAAGCCAGGCCAAGCAAGCTCCAAAGCCGCAGGCCCCATACCTCGCCAATCACCCGTTCTAACAGGAACACCGGCAGCGCAAGGATCACAAAGCCAAAGGCCTCTTTAACATACTGCATCCACGGCCCGCTGCGCGGCAGCAAGCGGTTGCCGAACAACGTCACCACCACCAACGGGATCCCCATCCCCAGAGCATATAAATACAGCGTTCCCGCCCCACTTAGCAGGTTGCCGCTTTGCGCGATATACAACAGAATGGCGCTAAGCGGTGCTGTGGTGCAAGGTGAACAAATCAGGCCGGCCAACGCGCCCATCACAAACACCCCGGCCAATGAGCCGCCCTGCTGTGTGTTGCTCCACTGCGCCAAACGGGTTTGCAAGCCCGTGGGCAGTTGCAACGAATACAGCCCGAACATCGACAGCGCCAGCGCGATAAACATCAGCGAAAGGCCGATCAACACATACGGGTGCTGCAAGGCCGCTTGGAACTGCAGCCCGGCGGCGGCCACCACCAGCCCAAGCAGGGTATAGGTCAATGCCATCCCCTGCACATACACCAGCGCCAGTATCAAGGTGCGGCTGGTGCTGGGCGGGCGTTTGCCGCCGAGAATAATGCTGGAAATCAGCGGGTACATCGGCAGCACGCAGGGGGTAAACGCGATGCCAATGCCAAACAGCAAGGCCCACAGCGGTGAGAACGGCGGGCTGGCCGGGTTGGGGCCGGCCGGTGACGGAGCGCCGGCCGGGGCCGTTGCCGCCACCGCGTCCAGCGGGATCACCCGCGTTTCCGGTGGGTAACAGAACCCCGCTTCCGCGCAGCCCTGGTAGGTAATGCTCAGGCTGGCGTGTTCGGCCGCCTGCTGCAACGGGATCGCCAGTTGCAGCTTCTGCTGGTAAATTTGCACCTCGCCGAAGAACTCATCTTTGTGGGGCAGCCCGACGGGCAACGCAAACGGCCCCAGCACCGCTTGCTGCGGCACCCATTTAATCTGCTGGCGGTAGAGATAATAACCGGGGCGGATTTGCCAGTTCAGCATTAGCTGGCTGCCCTGTTGTTTAAAATCGAAGGCAAAGGCCTGATCGACAGGCACAAACTGGCTGCCGCTCGTTTGCCCAAACAGCGAAGCCTGAGCCGCCTGCGGCAAAAACAGCAGGCTGCAAAGCAGCAAAATCAATTTAATGAGGCGTTGATCCATAACAGGTAGTCTTTCTCTCCAGCCATCACCGGCACCACCAAGAGTTCTGGGGTTTGGTAGGGGTGATGTGTTTTCAGGCACTCAAGCAGAGCCTGCTGATGGTGACGATCGCTTTTCAGCAACATCTGCACCTCTTGCGCCTGCTCAAGTTGGCCTTCCCAGTAATACAGCGAACGCGCACCCGGCAACAGCGTGGCGCAGGCCGCCAGTTTCTCATTTAACACGCGCTCCGCCAACGCCTGGGCGCAGGCCTCGTCGGGTGCGGTACAGAGTATGATCACGGCATCGCAGTCAGGCATGGTTATCCCCTTTCAACTCGCTTCCGGTAAGGCACTATACCCCGAGGAAGGGCGGACCAGAAGGCGCGTTTGCCGCCACAGTAGAGCGGGCAGAAAAAACTGCGGCGCCGGGCGTGAGATCACAGCATGATGCTGCCCAATAAAAACCCGAACAACACCGACAGCACCACACCGATGGTGCCGGGAATAAGAAACGGATGGTTAAACACAAAGCGGCCAATGCGGGTGGTGCCGGTATCATCCATCTGCACCGCGGCCACCAACGTTGGGTAAGTGGGCAAAATAAACAGGCCGGAAACGGCGGCAAACGAGGCAATCGCCGTCAGTGGGCTGACATTCAGCGCCAACGCCATCGGCATCAGCGCCTTGGCCGTCGCCGCCTGGGAATATAATAACGCCGAGCAGAAGAAGAAGATCACCGCCAGCAGCCATGGGTGCGCTTGCACCACGCTACCCGCCGTGGCCTTAATCCAGCCGATATTGTCCTGCACAAAGGTGTCGCCCAACCAGGCTACCCCCAGAATACAGATACTGGCGCTCATGCCGGCCTTAAACGTGCTGGAGCCCAAAATCGCATCGGTATCCACCCGGCACAGCAGGGTAATGAAGGTCGCCACACTCAGCATGATCACCAAAATCGCACTGGTGGTACTCATCAACGGCGTCTCCACCAGGCCAACGCTCGGGCTGTTGACGATCGCATAGGCCACCACGCTCAGCACGCCGAGCAAAAACAGCAACACAGAAATTTTGGCGCCGGGCTTCACGCTCTTCAGGGCATTGCCGCGCAAAGCGATCACCCCCTCTTCAAAACGTTTCTGGTAGACCGGATCGTTAGACAAACGCGCATCAAACAGCCAGCTCACCAGCAGCGCCATCAACAGTATGGCGCAGAAGGTAGAAGGAATAACCACCCCCAGCATGCTCAGGTAGCTCACCCCGCGCCCTTCCATAACCGAAGTCATATAAACAACGGCGGCAGAAATCGGCGAAGCGGTAATGGCGATCTGGGCGGATACCACAGCGGTAGATAGCGGCCGCGAGGGCTTGATGCCCTGCTCTTTCGCCACCTCGGCAATCACCGGCAGCGCAGACAGGGAAATATTGCCCGTACCGGCAAACAGCGTCAGGATGTAAGTGACGACAGGCGCCAACACGGTAATATGCCTGGGGTTTTTACGCAGCAGCTTTTCCGTCTGCTGCACCAAAAAATCCATTCCGCCGGCAACCTGCATGGTTGAAATGGCGGCGATCACCGCCATCACAATCGAGATCACATCAAAAGGAATACTGCCCGGTTTAACGCCCATCAGCGCCAGCACCAATACGCCCAGGCCGCCGGCAAAGCCAATGCCGATACCACCCAGCCTGGCGCCCAGAAAAATCGCCAGCAGGACGATAATCAATTCCACCGCTAACATCATGTTTACCCCAGGTCATCACGCAGCAAAAAGATAAAAAGTGAACATCTTGCATCGAAAATAAAAAGGCACGCGATCGCGGGATGCACGTGCCTAACGCATTAGCAAAGGACTGTGTTATTGGCCATTTTCATCGGTATAGCGCTTGGCCTTATAGGCCGGGTGCATCAGGTTATCGACCGAGAAGATGTCATCCAGCTCCGCTTCCGTCAGCAGCCCGCGCTCCAGCACCACTTCGCGCACGCTCTTGCCGGTTTCGGCGCAGATCTTGCCCACGATGTCGCCGTTGTGGTGGCCGATGAACGGGTTTAGATAGGTGACGATGCCGATTGAATTGAACACGTAGTGCTCGCACACCGCTTTGTTGGCAGTGATGCCATTGACGCATTTTTCCAGCAGGTTGTAGCAGGCGTTGGTGAGGATATGAATGGATTCGAACATCGCCTGGCCGATCACCGGCTCCATCACGTTCAACTGCAACTGGCCGGCTTCGGCCGCCATGGTCACGCAGCTGTCGTTGCCGATCACCTTAAAGCACACCTGGTTCACCACTTCCGGCACCACCGGGTTGACCTTGGCCGGCATGATCGATGAGCCCGCCTGCAACTGCGGCAGGTTGATTTCGTTCAGCCCGGCGCGCGGGCCAGAAGACAGCAGCCGCAGATCGTTACAGATTTTCGATAGCTTCACCGCCAGCCGCTTGAGCGCGCTGTGCACCATCACGTAGGCCCCGCAGTCCGAGGTGGCTTCGATCAGATCTTCCGCCGGCACCACCGGCAGGTTGCTGACTTCCGCCAGTTTCTGCACCGCCAGGTGCTGGTAGCCTTCCGGGGTGTTCAGCGCCGTGCCGATCGCCGTCGCCCCCAGGTTCACTTCCAGCAGCAGCTCTGCGGTGCGCTGCAGGTTGCGCACCTCTTCATTCAGCAGCACGGCAAAGGCCTTGAACTCCTGGCCCAGCGTCATCGGCACTGCATCCTGCAACTGGGTGCGCCCCATCTTCAGAATGGTGGCGAACTCCTGCGCCTTGCGCGCAAAGCCTTCACGCAGTTCATTGATGGCATCCATCAGTTTGAGGATCGAGGCATAGACGGCAATGCGAAAACCGGTGGGGTACGCATCGTTGGTGGACTGGCTCTGGTTGAGGTGATCGTTGGGGTTCAGGTATTGGTACTCCCCCTTCTGGTGGCCCATCAGCTCCAGGCCGATATTCGCCAGCACTTCATTGGTGTTCATGTTGAGCGAGGTACCCGCCCCGCCCTGGAACACATCCACCGGGAACTGATCCATGCACTTGCCGTTATCCAGCACTTCATCACAGGCGCGGATGATGATATCGGCGATATTGCGCGGGATGGCTTTCAGCTCTTTGTTCGCCAGGGCGGCAGCTTTTTTCACCATCACCATGCCGCGCACAAACTCCGGGACATCGCTGATTTTGCTGTTGCTGATATAAAAGTTTTCAATCGCACGCAGGGTATGAATGCCGTAATAGGCCTCTGCGGGGACTTCGCGGGTGCCGAGCAGATCTTCTTCGATACGAATGTTGTTTGACATGAGGGCCTTCTCTATGTTGCTGCCGAGTGGATGACGTGCATTTCTGTATAACTAATTATATTGCCAGAGGCGATAAACACCGGAGTATTGTTTTAACAGCTTTCGACAATCAAGATCATATGCTGCTTTGAAACAAATTAGTGAATCCAGATCACTATCTGGCGCTCCAACCGGTGCCCTCTTTACATTCTGTGAGCTGTTTCACGCCCGGCGAGGCCAACCTGTTGAAAAAAGACGCTATACCCAGATCTTGTCTATGGTTAATAGCGTGGGCGGCTGCGGCGGCAACAAATCCTCCGGCGCAGTAATAAAAACGGCCGCTTGGTTGAAATACCGGTACGGGATCCCCACTCTAGTAAAATCGGCCCCTGCTTCGGGCCCCACTTTTTCGCGTATGCGCCACCGCGCGGGTGCGCAGATTCCATATAATAGGAGAGCACTGTGCGCTGGTTACCCTTCTTGCTGATATTTCTGTTGGTTTACATAGAAATATCCTTATTTATCAAAGTCGCCGCAGTCCTTGGCGTTGCAGTCACCCTGCTGCTGGTGATTTTCACCTCCTGCGTCGGCGTTTCGCTGGTGCGCAACCAAGGCGTCAAAACCTTTGTGCAGATGCAGCAGAAGCTGGCCGCGGGCGAAAGCCCAGCAGCAGAGATGGTGAAAAGCGTGTCGCTGGTGTTGGCCGGTTTCCTGCTGTTGGTGCCCGGTTTCTTTACCGATTTCCTCGGCCTGCTGCTGTTGCTGCCGCCGGTTCAGAAATCCCTGACGCTGAAGCTGATGCCGCATCTTTCCGTTTACCGTCCCGGCGGCTGGGGCGGTGGCGCCGCCAACGGCAACACCTTCGACGGTGAATTTCAGCGCAAAGACCACGATGGCCACCTGCTTGATCACCAGCCGGACGATCACAATAAACGTAACGACGATCGCTAATCGCCCACAGCCATAATCCCCGCGCCAGCGGGGATCCTCCCGCCCTGGCGGCCCCACCGGCCCGCGAACCGTTTCTTTTATGGCCGTAGCGCCGAATGTCGCTCAAAAGCAAAATTTTTTTGATCTCCCCCCTTGAAGCCGGTTGGAATGCCCCCATTTCAAATCTCAACAACGCCGGTAATACACGATCGGCACATTAACCTAAAACCTGATACAGACCTTCTTACAGGAGAGCGTTCAATGA is part of the Gibbsiella quercinecans genome and encodes:
- a CDS encoding acetyl-CoA C-acetyltransferase, with translation MGKSRDIVIVAAKRTAIGRIQGSLSTLPAYQLGAELISCILNKINVEPEQITEVILGQTLTAGCGQNPARQAAIAAGLPYTIPAMTINKVCGSGLKAIHLAMQSIENGDADLVIAGGQENMSLAPYLIPKARTGLRQGHAMLQDSLIHDGLWDSFNDYHMGLTAENLAKRYSINREEQDAYAFASQRKALEAIAAGQFRDEIVPITVRLKNNAVRIFDTDEQPRSDAVMDKLAQLKPAFQKEGTVTAGNSSTLNDGAAVLLMASAEKAAALRLPVLATVKSFASVGVDPAVMGIGPVPATRLALARAGWNIEDLDLIEANEAFAAQILAVNKEIKWDTRKVNVNGGAIALGHPLGASGARILVTLIHELQRRSLRKGLATLCVGGGQGLAITLERSSHL
- a CDS encoding TetR family transcriptional regulator; translated protein: MAWDTEGTKRKILNAAVVQFAELGPDGATIELVAKTAGVNKERVYKYFGDKQSLFKTVLSEELAKVAQAVAIEALTVEDIGEYAGRAYDYHREHPELNRLLRWEGLVLNGKVPDEDVRRKFYIVKTQAIKDAQEAGIVTRDFDADHLAFLILGLAGWWAALPQVARMFAGTDDAREHARRRASVVLAAHRLALAP
- the dicD gene encoding division control transcriptional repressor DicD, which codes for MQREHVLDTALGLLEQYGLASMTLEMLAKQLSVQPHDFSPFWPDREALLYDCLRYHGQQIDTWRRQLLLDENLSSQQKLLARYDVLAEYVRNGRYPGCLFIAACSFYPEPEHPIHLLAEQQKQSSLALTRDLLREMEADDADMVAQQMELIQEGCLSKLLVKRQLQDVFMAKRLAEDVLQVAQCRKHGALG
- a CDS encoding protein-disulfide reductase DsbD, whose translation is MDQRLIKLILLLCSLLFLPQAAQASLFGQTSGSQFVPVDQAFAFDFKQQGSQLMLNWQIRPGYYLYRQQIKWVPQQAVLGPFALPVGLPHKDEFFGEVQIYQQKLQLAIPLQQAAEHASLSITYQGCAEAGFCYPPETRVIPLDAVAATAPAGAPSPAGPNPASPPFSPLWALLFGIGIAFTPCVLPMYPLISSIILGGKRPPSTSRTLILALVYVQGMALTYTLLGLVVAAAGLQFQAALQHPYVLIGLSLMFIALALSMFGLYSLQLPTGLQTRLAQWSNTQQGGSLAGVFVMGALAGLICSPCTTAPLSAILLYIAQSGNLLSGAGTLYLYALGMGIPLVVVTLFGNRLLPRSGPWMQYVKEAFGFVILALPVFLLERVIGEVWGLRLWSLLGLAFFGWAFLLSLKTAQRWARIAQILLLAAAVIAARPLQDWAFGGAPAQQAPQSGLAFMPIHNVAQLDQALRQAQGKPVMLDLYADWCVACKEFEKYTFSDAGVQAALAGAVLLQADVTANNAEQAVLLKHLQVLGLPTILFFDAAGRELPASRVTGFMDAAAFHTHLQKTVL
- the cutA gene encoding divalent cation tolerance protein CutA; translation: MPDCDAVIILCTAPDEACAQALAERVLNEKLAACATLLPGARSLYYWEGQLEQAQEVQMLLKSDRHHQQALLECLKTHHPYQTPELLVVPVMAGEKDYLLWINASLN
- a CDS encoding anaerobic C4-dicarboxylate transporter, producing the protein MLAVELIIVLLAIFLGARLGGIGIGFAGGLGVLVLALMGVKPGSIPFDVISIVMAVIAAISTMQVAGGMDFLVQQTEKLLRKNPRHITVLAPVVTYILTLFAGTGNISLSALPVIAEVAKEQGIKPSRPLSTAVVSAQIAITASPISAAVVYMTSVMEGRGVSYLSMLGVVIPSTFCAILLMALLVSWLFDARLSNDPVYQKRFEEGVIALRGNALKSVKPGAKISVLLFLLGVLSVVAYAIVNSPSVGLVETPLMSTTSAILVIMLSVATFITLLCRVDTDAILGSSTFKAGMSASICILGVAWLGDTFVQDNIGWIKATAGSVVQAHPWLLAVIFFFCSALLYSQAATAKALMPMALALNVSPLTAIASFAAVSGLFILPTYPTLVAAVQMDDTGTTRIGRFVFNHPFLIPGTIGVVLSVLFGFLLGSIML
- the aspA gene encoding aspartate ammonia-lyase; the encoded protein is MSNNIRIEEDLLGTREVPAEAYYGIHTLRAIENFYISNSKISDVPEFVRGMVMVKKAAALANKELKAIPRNIADIIIRACDEVLDNGKCMDQFPVDVFQGGAGTSLNMNTNEVLANIGLELMGHQKGEYQYLNPNDHLNQSQSTNDAYPTGFRIAVYASILKLMDAINELREGFARKAQEFATILKMGRTQLQDAVPMTLGQEFKAFAVLLNEEVRNLQRTAELLLEVNLGATAIGTALNTPEGYQHLAVQKLAEVSNLPVVPAEDLIEATSDCGAYVMVHSALKRLAVKLSKICNDLRLLSSGPRAGLNEINLPQLQAGSSIMPAKVNPVVPEVVNQVCFKVIGNDSCVTMAAEAGQLQLNVMEPVIGQAMFESIHILTNACYNLLEKCVNGITANKAVCEHYVFNSIGIVTYLNPFIGHHNGDIVGKICAETGKSVREVVLERGLLTEAELDDIFSVDNLMHPAYKAKRYTDENGQ
- a CDS encoding FxsA family protein, coding for MRWLPFLLIFLLVYIEISLFIKVAAVLGVAVTLLLVIFTSCVGVSLVRNQGVKTFVQMQQKLAAGESPAAEMVKSVSLVLAGFLLLVPGFFTDFLGLLLLLPPVQKSLTLKLMPHLSVYRPGGWGGGAANGNTFDGEFQRKDHDGHLLDHQPDDHNKRNDDR